A section of the Phacochoerus africanus isolate WHEZ1 chromosome 4, ROS_Pafr_v1, whole genome shotgun sequence genome encodes:
- the SMIM32 gene encoding small integral membrane protein 32 produces MYGDVFNATGGPEAAVGGALALAATVKAEGALPLELATARGMRDGAAAKPDLPTYLLLFFLLLLSVALVVLFIGCQLRHSAFAAMPHDRSLRDARAPWKMRPV; encoded by the coding sequence ATGTACGGCGACGTGTTCAACGCCACGGGCGGCCCGGAGGCGGCGGTAGGCGGCGCCCTGGCTCTGGCAGCCACGGTCAAGGCGGAGGGAGCTTTGCCGCTGGAGCTGGCCACCGCGCGCGGGATGCGGGACGGCGCGGCCGCCAAGCCCGACCTGCCCACCTACCTGCTGCTCTTCTTCCTGCTGCTGCTCTCCGTGGCGCTTGTCGTCCTCTTCATCGGCTGCCAGCTGCGCCACTCGGCCTTCGCTGCGATGCCCCACGACCGCTCGCTGCGGGACGCCCGTGCGCCCTGGAAGATGCGGCCGGTGTAG